DNA from Sorex araneus isolate mSorAra2 chromosome 6, mSorAra2.pri, whole genome shotgun sequence:
aaccacacTGGATGGTCAGATTTTATCCTATTGGGATTCTTCTCTCAATCAAATCACCCtgctcttctttgtaccttcattTTTGTGGTTTTCCTGCTGGCCTTGTCTGGAAACAGCATTCTGATCCTTCTGATACACTTGGATACCAATCTCCATACTCCAATGTACTTTTTCATCAGGCAGTTGTCTCTCATGGATGTCATGCATATTTCAGTCACGGTGCCCAAGATGCTCATGAACCAAGTCATAGGTGTAAACACAATTTCACCTCCTGAGTGTGGGATTCAGATGTTCTTATATCTGACACTAGTAGGTTCAGAATATTTCCTTCTTGCAGCCATGGCCTATGATCGATATGTGGCCATCTGCCGTCCACTCCATTATTCTAATCTTATGAGCCATAAAATATGCTTTCTTTTGGTATCTGCCTGTTGGTGTCTGGGATTGGTGGATGGGCTCATGCTCACACCTGTCACCATGACGTTCCCATTCTGCAGATCCCGGAAGATCCAACATTTCTTCTGTGAGATCCCTGCTCTAACGAAGCTTTCTTGTTCAGACACAACCCTCCTTGAGACACTTGTATATGTATGCTGTGTCCTCATGCTTCTTTTACCTGTAACAGCAATTTCAAGCTCTTATTATTTAATCCTTCTCACCATCTACAGGATGAACTCAGCAGAAGGCCAGAAGAAGGCCTTTGCCACTTGTTCTTCTCATATGATTGTGGTTACTATTTTCTATGGGGCTgctgtgtacacatacatgcttCCCAACTCCTATCACACACCTGAGAAGGACATGGTGGCCTCTGTTTTATACACTATACTAACACCTGTTCTAAACCCATTCATATATAGTTTTCGGAACAAAGATGTCACAGCAGCTCTGACAAAATTGGTGAATGTGGGAGTTCTTAAGCGCTGAAGTTTAAAGTAAGCTATTTTAGTactaattaatgtttttcttctttttacacATCAGAGTTGTAtatcttattatatattatttctcaGATTATCATATAATAAGTTTTCATCCATATTCTGTTCAGATTtctatgtttgtttgggggccacaccacatACTTCTCAGGATTTAATCCTACATTTGCACTCAATAAGCCTCCGGTAGtgttcagaggaacatatggaagccagggatggaatcaTAAATATTGTACTCTCTGCAGGTACCTGTATTTAGGAATTGCTACAATAATCAGGTCACTATTTTCCTTCATTGACACATGTTGAAACTACCATTAAGAGAAATTGAAATGTAGAAAGGGAGTTTCCTAAAACATACTTTTCTCTCAGGAAAAATGAGCCAGAGATTTCCTACACTAAAagtatatgttcatatatgtttAACCGAACTTCTGGGAACTTCAAAGTTACGTATTCTTTTGCTATAAACCAGagctcatttttttcctccctcaatGGAACCCATTGAAAATAGcattaaaatcaaaagaaaaccagTGTAGAAACAATGAAATTATCTCAGGAGAGATGAATTAAGGCTTTACAACACAGCTATGACGTGCACTATGTTGAACTACATTTATTCTGGTATATCCAAATTATACACATATGAGCCTCAGAGATGAGTTAACATATACCTGGACCACTCTATCTTGCCCCCATGACACAtcgtaagacactccctacccattttccataattaccagaccatatttgatgggattcagacagtagggaaaaaaatcatggaggaaaaaaaaaaaatatatatatatgtgtatatatatatgcctctcagagagcccggcaagctaccaagagtatcccgcccacacggcagtgcctggcaaggtacccgtgacgtttttgatatcccaaaaacagtaacaataaggagtttcattcccctaaccctgaaagagcctccaatacggcagtgttaggaaagatgagtaaagagagactgctaaaatatcaggactggccttttggaaaacaatatggatgcttctcaaaaaattagaaattgagcttccatttgacccagtaataccactgctgggaacatatcccagagaagcaaaaaagtatattcgaaatgacatctgcacttatatgttcatggaagcactgtttacaatagtcagaatcaaGTAAAAACTCGagtccctgagaacagataactggttaaagaaactttggtacatctatacaatggaatagtatgcagctgttagaaaagatgaattcatgaactgtggagagcctccacaggaccgttcttcgtaaacaacacctgtttcttgttaattgcaccgtgcttcgaaaataactcctaataaggaaacaggatgtcctgtcatgcccacaaggtgtaactagcctatcagctgcagacacttgggcataaacaagcagcgagaggtatataaggagggaagctgcctaactagtgggttcccccctggttcctcctcgttcgtccttcgttcctcctcttttccgtttgcatgggaaggtctctgaataaatcgctgcaagaagaatctccgggttgcgtgttattttacaatgaactttgcatataagtggatcaacatgaaaagcaTCATGCTaggtggaatgagtcagaaagagagagacagacatagaaagattgcactcatctgtggaatataaaataacagtgtaggaaactaacacccaagaatagtggaaataagtaccaggaggttggctccatggcttggaagctggcctcacatgctgggggaaaaggcagctcaggtagagaagggaacaccaagtaaaatgtggatggagatcccgctcgggaagggagatgcgtgctgaaatgGCCAcgcaatacccctgttgcaaaccacaacacccaaaaggagagagaaaacaaaaggaagtaccctgccacagaggtggtgtgaGGTGGGGTGGATAggattgggggcagggagggatactgagttcattggtagtggagaatggacactggtggagggatgagttctcgaatgttatatgaaggaaaaacaagcacgaaaatgtgtgaatctgtaattgtaccctcaaggtgattcactaattaaaaaacaaacaaataaataaaaataaaatattgaggctggaacgaatggagacattactggcacccaaacaaggaaatcgatgaacaacaggatgacagtgatactgttatATCCAAATTTTATGTCCATTTGCTCCAAAATATAGTcactttttcctttgaaattcatTGGATCTCCAATTGCAATAAAAGGGGGGACAAAAAAGAAGgatgctcccccccaaaaaatatctaGAGTTTCACTGCATTACTCCTATATGTAGTATGATGAAAAGCACTTAATCGTGATAATGTCCAAGTTTTCCTTCCTTTGCTCTAAAAGTAGAGGGGTTTTGTCAATTCTTTGAATTCCATTAAATTCTTTGAAATCACTGGGCAACAGAATTGTCCTAAAAATATACACTCTCTCTGTGAAGAAAAGGGAAGTTTATGCTACCCTGCACTATAGTTATATGTGGTATGTTGGACTGCACAACTGCAACATATGTATATGTTGGATATACATATCcagtttttaatcttttcctataaaaatatgaTCATTTATTTTGATTGAAATCTTTTGATCTCCCATAAAAATCTATGAGGAAACATATTTTTCTTCACAGatctaaagaaagaataaactagACTAACTTTACTGCAATGATATTATGTGTAGGATGTTCAACCGAACTTCTAGTGAGAATGTACAATTTTGTCTTTTGCTATAAAATCCAGCTCACTTCTAAACTGCAAATCATAGCAAGTACActgaaaagaatggaaaaattcACTTTAACAGCAATATAATTTTCACAGGAAAGAGTGAGGACAGCTTAGCTGAACAACTATATCTTCAACTACAACGGCTCTTTTGCTCTTAAAATAAAGTACTTTCCTTTGCTTCGAGAactatttcctttctttgaaatCCCCTGAAACTCAATAAAATCAGCCTGAAACTCACTTTCTTAAAATCGCACGTTTATCCCAAACGCATCAGCTAGAGACTCACCACACAACTGATAGGTGTGCTACATTGAAAAGCATTTCCAGAAAGATTTTccaagttttgttttccttttccataAATCTAGGGTGACTTTCTTCTTTGGTTGATATCCACTGAACCTCCCATGAAATCAGTAGGAAAATGCACTTCTCTCCAAGAAAACAGGCCCTGGGCCTTTGCTTCTCTAAAATAGAATTAATTAGCTTAACCACACTTGTATTCTAACAGAGTCAATTCCTTTCATTGAAATCCATTGTAACTCCCACTGAAATCAATGGGGAAATGCCACTTCCAGAAAATGCACCCTTCTCCATGAAACATTGACCTAAAGTTTTGCTACACTGAAAAACATACACTCTAGGTATGTTCCACTAAACTAGTAATAGGTCTCTCCAAGTTTAGTGTCCTATTGCTACAAATGTcagattgcttttgttttgcacTGAAATCTGTTCGCAATAGAGCTGGAGACGTGATATAGTGTGGGGCAGGGAATAATATAGACTAGCTATGCGGAAAAACaccattttgcttttgttcttttcttgagAAAAGTGCATTTCTTGGAACGTGCGTTGGCCACAGATTTTGAAGGGAGCTTTAATGTACGATAGGGAAAGCCAACCCAGTTTTATGATAAATAAGACAGTTCTTGGAGATTTTAACTGAAAAGGCAGCTCAAGAGACTGATTATAAAAGCTGCACAGCAAATCCAGGAAAGTTCCTTCTTTGTTAGAAAGTTTCTCTTTCCAATGATTTCAATGCTAGCTAAAGTGGAgtttcatgaaagaaagaaactagtcTAGGATTTTAGCTAAAGGAGCCAAAATTTAAGAAATCCCACAACGAGTTCTGTTCAACATACCATGTATGAGTCTTGAAGTGAAAATAATACAGCATTTGGTATATCATTAAACTACCActaatattcctcatactcttcCTGAAAATTTAAAACTACTGTTAAATTCAGTTACCTTCCTTAAGGAATTTCCATCTATATGGCAATTTCTATTGTTTCATGAATATTCGTTCAGTCTGAGGCTTGAGACAAGGAACACAAGTGAAATTATTTTCACAGAGGATCACGGATTCACTCAGAACCTGTGACAAAAGGTAGAGCAttctgaaatctccttttattaccatcctactgtATATAcctctaaagggctcaatacagtgatgtcatcaatAAAGGACTTAcaagaagaacattgaggcagtaagGCATACATTGTTTCCTTATGTCTGCAAGTCAGTGGGtttaggcctccagaaagaaatacaaagccAAAATCTTTCCTGGGCTACAAGCACCTGGGGTTTGCATTCTAAGACATGCTGGCCCAGCACCTGGGATCTGCATATCAAAGACAGGCTGGCTAAGTAGTTGGGGTCTGCAAACTACAAACAAACAGGCTAGGTAAGCACCTGGGGATTGTGAGAAGAAGACTGACTCTTTCCTGTATTCtgaaatttatgtatttactGAGGCAGCTGAAGAAAcagatgttcagcctcatccaaaaCAATCTGGACACATGTGTAATCTCACACATTTTCATGGGGCCCTTGTTCCTGCCAGTTTGCAggacagtctacatgggctcatcctgacAGTctagtccagccccaacactctaTTTCTAAAGTCAATGATATTTTCCAGGAAAATAGAACAAAGAACAATGTTTTGATTTCTGTGGAATGAAAGAAGGATTTTAAAGCtaaagcaaatgagaaaattaatggAGGCCTAATACTAAGTTCAATGGAATCAACAATATTGCAGTTAAAAACAAAATGGcaataaaaaaacagaatgatTGCCTAAAAATGATTGAAACAAGACACTGGTTCTGATTATGATTCATCTATCAATACCTTTGTAAATTACAGCTCTTCAAGTTAATTTCAAGTCAGCAACTGTGAAAAATAAGAAGCTCAGAAAGAAAACGCACTCTTATAGGACATTTAATTCATTACAAAGCTCTCAAAGTGATATAGTAAGGGAAAACTTGTCAAGAATTGAAGCTTGGAAAATTGGACTACCACCCACCTCCCAGAAAACAAGAATGGAATAAGAAATGGAATGGGTTTAATGTTAAAAATTCAGAGAGaaccacacatacatatttagGTGACGTATTTAGAATTGCAGTTTTGGTTACAATCTTCAACTTTTGCCTTCTTGTGATTAAAAACTAAGACCTCTTATGAATTCTATCATCTTATTTTTATCCATCTTCTGACTTTCTTCATTTAACATTGTAACTCTCAGTTCCATGCCTGTTGCATCAAATTGCATTTCATTCCTTCCAGCATGTAATATTTCACCGTGTGTGTGTGATATTACACCCGTTCTTCACATTCTACCTCTGGTGGTGATTCAATGGTTTAAAAGTGGGTTGTGCCAGATCACCCTTAGCCCCAGAGCATAGGCAGGAGAAGTAAAGAgaatggagggaagggggagaagagagagatgagaaatcaattgagtggggctcaggggtccagagAATTCAGGAACAGTGGTGCTGTTAAGGAAGGATAGAACTAAATAGCCAAAACACAGAGTTAACAGCACTGAAATTATGAGATCCAAGCTAAACTTTAAaacgtgcctgtcaagagggccgGCTGAGGGAAGAGGTGGTGTGTGGGTGGGAATCTGGAAACCCTGGTGGAGTGAATTTGACACTGGTGTGGGAAGGTTGCTGAACATTGTACGTCCAGAACCCAACaataaattactttgtaaataataGTGCACTgattagctttcttaagactctttttacaggagccctcATTCttgaataacttgattttctgcccctgagcaaggaattcagatacaggcaccccggtttgcaagaacggtggtggtcagaccagataaccagacccatatcacatgacccgtatcacaagacccagaactgcccccagaaccgggacattcctgaatattggcgggaatactgatctctaaaaccataggctaaggagtgatgaccttttaaatggattggttaagaaagtttgcaatattacaaatctattggctatgaaatgcgcgggctctgctgtaacggccggggaaggcctatataagatctcctttggagaagctcggggtctttggcccaacctgctggacctgcgtgtccgtgtaggcggctggaccctggctagccagtcttacaataaaccctgcttgctgtttgcagtctctggagtctctttgtcgttatagggagatctcgatccgcgccctaacaaaaataaaatgaaaataaagagataaataaataaataaaacctagggtcacttgtttctttctttttccatggAAACTCCTACTGAAATCTAGTGGATAATGCATTTTCATAAAAACACATTGTTTTAAGGAAAAGTGAGCTAGAACTTATCCTAACTAATATTATTTGGAGTACTTAGAACTACGCTCATAGTGAGAATATCCAATTTCTACCTTCTTTTATTCTGAAATTAGAGGTGCCTGTTTTATTCATTGAAATGTATGGAATCTCCCTTAGGATTTAACATGAAGACACACTTGCCTAAGAAAGAGTGAGGTAGAGCATTGCCACCACATGGGGAAATGACTCTCCTGAATGGACTCTTCTAAGAAAGACTGAGCTAGAGCTTAGGTATGTTGCTTTTCTATGAGGCTATTGAATCTAAAAGGAGCTCCTTG
Protein-coding regions in this window:
- the LOC101547181 gene encoding olfactory receptor 2T29-like translates to MDNTSWGSNHTGWSDFILLGFFSQSNHPALLCTFIFVVFLLALSGNSILILLIHLDTNLHTPMYFFIRQLSLMDVMHISVTVPKMLMNQVIGVNTISPPECGIQMFLYLTLVGSEYFLLAAMAYDRYVAICRPLHYSNLMSHKICFLLVSACWCLGLVDGLMLTPVTMTFPFCRSRKIQHFFCEIPALTKLSCSDTTLLETLVYVCCVLMLLLPVTAISSSYYLILLTIYRMNSAEGQKKAFATCSSHMIVVTIFYGAAVYTYMLPNSYHTPEKDMVASVLYTILTPVLNPFIYSFRNKDVTAALTKLVNVGVLKR